A part of Rhinoderma darwinii isolate aRhiDar2 chromosome 1, aRhiDar2.hap1, whole genome shotgun sequence genomic DNA contains:
- the MTMR12 gene encoding myotubularin-related protein 12 — MLGLGSGGAAKSPKQPSFVSYLTPEEIDVKEKAEQAMKVDDVPLLPGEMLLCEASNVFKLSQDEGSQRGVCGRLVCTNFKITFLSEDASEDNAPEFKNKIVGENDITLQCVDQLYAVYDDKKKVLISGAPLKKRPERLVIYCKDFRGFHFCLSYAKEDEVNRIVNGIIHHTLSPKRLKRLFLFSYTDAAPCYIATSAKDATVLFEKHEDWRMELDRTKGNLFFKVISINEKYRVSERLPPYFVVPASLQEESVYKFQGRGIPIWCWSTPHGAALFKMASLPKEVDDPSIQEQRAFLYSVEQTLHKPPYEEVRIEDLSVTLPSLSEIQLAYTRFKQLFLIDNSTEFWDTDSKWFSLLHTSNWLEMIRQCLKKSIEVIEYLENQRINVVLKEDTASDFCCVISSLVQIMMDPHYRTRYGFQNLIQKEWVMGGHSFLDRCNHLRNNDSEAPVFLLFLDCVWQLVHQYPLAFEFSETYLTVLSDSINIPIFSTFFFNSACQRDAHKKVEDHSGRQRGSLSFYSVWDWSVQFELKALTFLSNPLYVEKSKQEKNRKGARSKHHRQLSLPLTQSKSSNKRGFFKEEPGPFIKNLLGKRISKLISASDEVPHNYRVFYENWHQKPIDFHGLILPHIEGPDICIWAQRHLRWIPEAQVLGGGNVAATQRVLELMDEIQSLKNELNERPMLSRPAFKENDVDSRRKKSVRRSSLYPFAQFHMNCIRPSISTTTWWSWEAEDELVNRDDEDVELGTI, encoded by the exons GAGATCGATGTTAAAGAAAAGGCAGAACAAGCAATGAAGGTTGATGATGTTCCGCTATTACCAG GTGAGATGCTCCTCTGTGAAGCTAGCAATGTATTTAAACTCTCCCAGGACGAAGGTTCCCAGAGAGGAGTCTGCGGAAGACTAGTCTGCACAAACTTCAAGATCACCTTCCTCTCCGAGGACGCGTCAGAAGATAAT GCTCCAGAATTCAAAAACAAAATTGTGGGTGAGAATGACATCACTTTGCAGTGCGTGGACCAGCTCTATGCAG TGTATGATGACAAGAAGAAAGTTCTCATATCAGGGGCACCGCTGAAGAAACGCCCCGAGAGGCTGGTCATCTACTGCAAAGACTTCAGAGGGTTTCACTTCTGTCTGAGCTACGCTAAAGAGGATGAAGTGAACAGG ATCGTGAACGGTATCATCCATCACACACTTAGTCCTAAACGTTTGAAGCGGCTTTTCCTCTTTTCATACACAGACGCTGCTCCCTGTTATATAG CTACAAGTGCCAAGGATGCTACAGTGTTGTTTGAGAAACACGAGGACTGGCGTATGGAGTTAGATCGCACCAAGGGAAATCTGTTTTTTAAAGTAATATCCATCAATGAAAAATACAGAGTGTCGGAAAG GTTACCTCCTTACTTTGTTGTCCCCGCATCACTGCAGGAGGAGAGTGTGTATAAATTCCAGGGGAGAGGAATTCCT aTTTGGTGCTGGTCCACTCCGCATGGGGCAGCCTTATTTAAAATGGCATCTCTCCCTAAAGAAGTTGATGATCCCTCCATACAGGAGCAGAGAGCGTTCCTATATAG tgTAGAGCAGACTCTTCACAAGCCCCCCTATGAGGAAGTAAGAATTGAGGATTTATCAGTCACCCTCCCCTCCCTATCAGAAATCCAGTTGGCCTATACTCGCTTTAAGCAGCTGTTTTTAATAG ATAACTCCACTGAATTCTGGGACACAGACTCTAAGTGGTTTTCATTACTTCACACGAGCAATTGGCTCGAAATGATAAG GCAGTGCCTTAAAAAATCAATTGAAGTAATTGAATATTTGGAAAACCAGAGAATTAATGTCGTCCTTAAAG AGGACACGGCCTCTGATTTCTGCTGTGTAATCTCCAGTCTGGTGCAGATCATGATGGATCCACATTACCGCACCAGATACGGATTCCAGAACCTTATCCAGAAGGAGTGGGTGATGGGAGGACATAGTTTTCTGGATAGATGCAACCATCTACGGAACAATGATAGTGAG GCTCCGGTCTTCTTGCTCTTCTTGGACTGTGTTTGGCAGCTGGTCCATCAGTATCCACTTGCCTTTGAGTTCTCCGAGACGTATCTGACGGTCCTGTCAGACAGCATTAATATTCCCATCTTCAGCACTTTCTTCTTCAATTCAGCCTGTCAAAGGGATGCACATAAAAAG GTTGAGGACCACAGCGGCAGACAAAGAGGGTCTTTGAGTTTTTACTCGGTCTGGGATTGGTCGGTGCAGTTTGAATTGAAAGCTCTGACTTTTCTCAGCAATCCCCTGTACGTGGAGAAGTCAAAACAAGAGAAAAACCGCAAAGGGGCACGTTCTAAG caCCACAGACAGTTATCTCTGCCTCTCACCCAGTCAAAATCTTCAAATAAAAGAGGATTTTTCAAGGAAGAACCCGGACCCTTCATAAAAAATCTCCTCGGTAAAAGAATTAGCAAACTAATAAGCGCTTCAGATGAAGTACCCCATAATTACCGTGTTTTCTATGAGAACTGGCACCAGAAGCCAATAGACTTTCATGGGCTGATCCTGCCGCATATCGAGGGGCCCGATATCTGCATCTGGGCCCAGCGACACTTGCGTTGGATCCCGGAAGCTCAGGTTCTGGGTGGAGGAAATGTCGCTGCCACACAGAGAGTTTTAGAGCTCATGGATGAAATTCAGAGCCTGAAGAATGAATTGAATGAGAGACCGATGTTATCCCGTCCAGCCTTTAAGGAAAATGACGTGGACAGTCGGCGCAAGAAATCGGTCCGGCGCTCATCGCTTTATCCGTTTGCTCAGTTCCATATGAATTGTATTAGGCCGTCCATATCTACCACCACATGGTGGAGCTGGGAAGCGGAGGATGAACTGGTCAACCGGGATGACGAGGACGTTGAGCTGGGCACTATATGA